In the genome of Mytilus edulis chromosome 3, xbMytEdul2.2, whole genome shotgun sequence, one region contains:
- the LOC139517939 gene encoding probable cysteine desulfurase isoform X1 — translation MSDKNLKEKEHKYEDYPILRTIQENVIGNDLIVHGPYGPRKVVYCDYTASGRCLAFIEDTIRQHVLPVYANTHSSTGHNALQTTKLREEARHIIKECVNCGKNDVAIFTGSGSTSAFHKLAWALKINLLRVAEDTVVIVGPYEHHSNTLLWREYGTQVVRIKDDENGYVDITHLEEELKFWKEKRQHVLVVMSACSNVTGILTDTDTVAVLAHTHGALAVFDYASGGPYLKMDMNSSEKGYKDAIILSPHKFVGGPGTPGILFAKKWIFKNSVPDRTGGGTVIYVTKQIHCYSSNIEDREEGGTPDIIGCIRAGLVFQLKQNVGTDLIHHREEEACQKAFNIWSINPSIHILGSQTANRIPIFSFLTIHHASGKLVHHNFISLLLNELFGIQARSGCACAGPYGQDLMGISEPLAKKYIIYLKDKRQGYEKNGPTKLEIVKPGFTRLNLPYFNDDEHINYIIQAVDMVTKHGWKLLPQYTFDGQAGTWHQRAEGHMDVNTLIRLRDLDFNHKRHLDWMTNSTVKKGPSFKEILNKAQKLFKDTETSSKTPNVSDTRFSRDALPRERCYRWFLTPEEATKMLSNSDLPVTGFRKRRYRHPFKVVQAVLESHNVDITETFRKGHSTDRSEKSIGSKNSKDSNINSDSDVFVNSLRTEDRKGNSFVNKQITLKKRFYSDSDVLGHFEPRSIKHSSRVK, via the exons ATGTCGGACAAAAATCTCAAAGAAAAG GAACATAAATATGAGGACTATCCAATTTTACGCACAATTCAGGAAAATGTGATAGGAAATGATTTGATAGTACACGGACCATATGGACCTCGGAAAG TTGTTTACTGTGATTATACAGCATCTGGAAG ATGCTTAGCATTTATAGAGGATACAATTAGACAGCATGTATTACCGGTATATGCTAATACCCATTCTTCTACTGGTCACAATGCTCTACAGACTACTAAACTTAGAGAAGAAGCCAG GCATATAATTAAAGAATGTGTGAATTGTGGCAAGAATGACGTAGCTATTTTTACTGGTAGTGGTTCTACTTCAGCCTTCCATAAATTAGCGTGGGCTTTAAAGATAAACTTGCTTAGAGTGGCTGAAGACACG GTTGTGATAGTTGGACCATATGAGCACCATTCTAACACACTCCTTTGGAGGGAGTATGGAACACAA GTTGTTCGTATTAAAGATGATGAAAATGGTTATGTTGATATTACACATCTTGAAGAAGAGTTGAag ttttggAAAGAGAAAAGGCAACATGTTTTAGTGGTGATGTCAGCATGCAGTAATGTCACAGGCATTCTAACAGACACAGATACCGTAGCAGTGTTAGCACACACTCACGGGGCTTTAGCTGTGTTTGATTACGCCTCAGGAG GTCCTTATCTGAAAATGGACATGAATTCATCAGAAAAAGG TTATAAGGATGCTATCATTTTGAGTCCACATAAATTTGTTGGCGGTCCGGGAACTCCAG GTATACTTTTCGCAAAGAAATGGATATTCAAAAATTCCGTTCCTGATAGAACTGGAGGAGGAACTGTTATATAC gtgacgaaacaaatacattgttataGCAGTAATATAGAAGATCGAGAAGAGGGAGGGACACCAGATATCATCGGCTGTATCAGGGCAGGACTAGTGTTTCAACTGAAACAG aatgttGGTACAGATCTAATACACCATAGAGAAGAAGAAGCTTGTCA GAAAGCTTTCAACATCTGGTCGATTAATCCAAGTATTCATATTTTGGGAAGTCAAACAGCAAATCGAAtaccaatattttcttttttgactatCCATCATGCTTCTGGTAAACTTGTTCATCATAATTTCATTTCGTTATTGCTGAATGAATTATTTGGGATACAAGCTAGAAGTGGCTGCGCATGTGCTGGTCCATATGGACAG GATTTGATGGGCATATCGGAACCCCTAGCAAAGAAATACATTATTTATCTAAAAGATAAACGTCAGGG GTACGAAAAGAATGGACCAACAAAACTGGAAATAGTAAA GCCAGGATTCACCAGACTTAATCTGCCATATTTTAATGATGATGAGcacataaattatataatacaaGCTGTTGACATGGTTACAAAGCATGGATGGAAACTTTTACCTCAG TATACCTTCGATGGACAGGCTGGGACTTGGCATCAGAGAGCAGAAGGTCATATGGACGTAAATACACTAATTCGTCTACGAGATCTTGACTTCAATCACAAGAGGCATTTAGACTGGATGACGAACTCTACAGTAAAGAAAGGACCTTCATTTAAA GAAATTTTAAATAAAGCTCAGAAACTGTTTAAAGATACAGAAACAAGTTCTAAG ACCCCAAATGTGTCAGATACAAGGTTTTCAAGAGATGCTCTGCCCCGAGAGCGGTGTTATCGCTGGTTTCTCACACCAGAAGAAGCTACAAAAATGTTGTCAAATTCGGACCTCCCTGTTACCGGATTTAGGAAAAGGAGATACAG ACATCCATTTAAAGTAGTCCAAGCTGTTTTAGAATCACACAATGTTGATATTACAGAAACATTTCGCAAAGGACACTCGACCGACAGATCTGAGAAATCAATTGGCAGCAAAAATTCTAAAGACAGCAATATTAACAGTGATTCAGATGTTTTTGTAAATTCCCTTCGAACTGAAGACAGAAAGGGGAATTCTTTTGTCAATAAACAGATTACTTTGAAAAAACGATTTTATAGTGATTCCGATGTGCTTGGACACTTTGAACCAAGGAGTATCAAGCATAGCAGTAGGGTTAAATAG
- the LOC139517939 gene encoding probable cysteine desulfurase isoform X2 translates to MSDKNLKEKEHKYEDYPILRTIQENVIGNDLIVHGPYGPRKVVYCDYTASGRCLAFIEDTIRQHVLPVYANTHSSTGHNALQTTKLREEARHIIKECVNCGKNDVAIFTGSGSTSAFHKLAWALKINLLRVAEDTVVIVGPYEHHSNTLLWREYGTQVVRIKDDENGYVDITHLEEELKFWKEKRQHVLVVMSACSNVTGILTDTDTVAVLAHTHGALAVFDYASGGPYLKMDMNSSEKGYKDAIILSPHKFVGGPGTPGILFAKKWIFKNSVPDRTGGGTVIYVTKQIHCYSSNIEDREEGGTPDIIGCIRAGLVFQLKQNVGTDLIHHREEEACQKAFNIWSINPSIHILGSQTANRIPIFSFLTIHHASGKLVHHNFISLLLNELFGIQARSGCACAGPYGQDLMGISEPLAKKYIIYLKDKRQGYEKNGPTKLEIVKPGFTRLNLPYFNDDEHINYIIQAVDMVTKHGWKLLPQYTFDGQAGTWHQRAEGHMDVNTLIRLRDLDFNHKRHLDWMTNSTVKKGPSFKEILNKAQKLFKDTETSSKTPNVSDTRFSRDALPRERCYRWFLTPEEATKMLSNSDLPVTGFRKRRYRNISQRTLDRQI, encoded by the exons ATGTCGGACAAAAATCTCAAAGAAAAG GAACATAAATATGAGGACTATCCAATTTTACGCACAATTCAGGAAAATGTGATAGGAAATGATTTGATAGTACACGGACCATATGGACCTCGGAAAG TTGTTTACTGTGATTATACAGCATCTGGAAG ATGCTTAGCATTTATAGAGGATACAATTAGACAGCATGTATTACCGGTATATGCTAATACCCATTCTTCTACTGGTCACAATGCTCTACAGACTACTAAACTTAGAGAAGAAGCCAG GCATATAATTAAAGAATGTGTGAATTGTGGCAAGAATGACGTAGCTATTTTTACTGGTAGTGGTTCTACTTCAGCCTTCCATAAATTAGCGTGGGCTTTAAAGATAAACTTGCTTAGAGTGGCTGAAGACACG GTTGTGATAGTTGGACCATATGAGCACCATTCTAACACACTCCTTTGGAGGGAGTATGGAACACAA GTTGTTCGTATTAAAGATGATGAAAATGGTTATGTTGATATTACACATCTTGAAGAAGAGTTGAag ttttggAAAGAGAAAAGGCAACATGTTTTAGTGGTGATGTCAGCATGCAGTAATGTCACAGGCATTCTAACAGACACAGATACCGTAGCAGTGTTAGCACACACTCACGGGGCTTTAGCTGTGTTTGATTACGCCTCAGGAG GTCCTTATCTGAAAATGGACATGAATTCATCAGAAAAAGG TTATAAGGATGCTATCATTTTGAGTCCACATAAATTTGTTGGCGGTCCGGGAACTCCAG GTATACTTTTCGCAAAGAAATGGATATTCAAAAATTCCGTTCCTGATAGAACTGGAGGAGGAACTGTTATATAC gtgacgaaacaaatacattgttataGCAGTAATATAGAAGATCGAGAAGAGGGAGGGACACCAGATATCATCGGCTGTATCAGGGCAGGACTAGTGTTTCAACTGAAACAG aatgttGGTACAGATCTAATACACCATAGAGAAGAAGAAGCTTGTCA GAAAGCTTTCAACATCTGGTCGATTAATCCAAGTATTCATATTTTGGGAAGTCAAACAGCAAATCGAAtaccaatattttcttttttgactatCCATCATGCTTCTGGTAAACTTGTTCATCATAATTTCATTTCGTTATTGCTGAATGAATTATTTGGGATACAAGCTAGAAGTGGCTGCGCATGTGCTGGTCCATATGGACAG GATTTGATGGGCATATCGGAACCCCTAGCAAAGAAATACATTATTTATCTAAAAGATAAACGTCAGGG GTACGAAAAGAATGGACCAACAAAACTGGAAATAGTAAA GCCAGGATTCACCAGACTTAATCTGCCATATTTTAATGATGATGAGcacataaattatataatacaaGCTGTTGACATGGTTACAAAGCATGGATGGAAACTTTTACCTCAG TATACCTTCGATGGACAGGCTGGGACTTGGCATCAGAGAGCAGAAGGTCATATGGACGTAAATACACTAATTCGTCTACGAGATCTTGACTTCAATCACAAGAGGCATTTAGACTGGATGACGAACTCTACAGTAAAGAAAGGACCTTCATTTAAA GAAATTTTAAATAAAGCTCAGAAACTGTTTAAAGATACAGAAACAAGTTCTAAG ACCCCAAATGTGTCAGATACAAGGTTTTCAAGAGATGCTCTGCCCCGAGAGCGGTGTTATCGCTGGTTTCTCACACCAGAAGAAGCTACAAAAATGTTGTCAAATTCGGACCTCCCTGTTACCGGATTTAGGAAAAGGAGATACAG AAACATTTCGCAAAGGACACTCGACCGACAGATCTGA